From Sulfurimonas sp., one genomic window encodes:
- a CDS encoding polysaccharide biosynthesis protein yields MFQNKILLITGGTGSFGNAVLRRFLDTDIKEIRIFSRDEKKQDDMRKQYNNPKLKFYIGDVRDVNSIVDAMRGVDYVFHAAALKQVPSCEFYPMQAVETNVIGTENVLNVSINANVKKVIVLSTDKAVYPINAMGVSKAMMERVAVAKSRNIDDSQTMIACTRYGNVMASRGSVIPLFLDQIKEGKPLTITDPNMTRFMMSLDDAVELVLFAFENGKTGDIFVQKAPAATVGLLADTLKNMVGKPEHKVNVIGTRHSEKLYETLLTREEMVHAVDMDEYYRIPADTRDLNYDKFFNDGEEVITQAHEYHSHNTTQLSEEQLKDMLLKLREIKPQLKAFGIV; encoded by the coding sequence GTGTTTCAAAATAAAATTTTATTAATAACAGGTGGTACAGGTTCATTTGGAAATGCAGTTTTAAGGAGATTCTTAGATACTGATATAAAAGAGATTAGAATTTTTTCTAGAGATGAGAAAAAACAAGATGATATGAGGAAACAATACAACAATCCAAAGTTGAAATTTTATATCGGTGATGTTAGAGATGTAAACTCTATAGTTGATGCTATGAGAGGGGTAGATTATGTTTTCCATGCAGCTGCATTAAAACAAGTTCCATCATGTGAGTTTTATCCTATGCAGGCAGTGGAAACAAATGTAATTGGTACTGAGAATGTACTTAATGTATCTATTAATGCAAATGTAAAAAAGGTGATAGTCTTAAGCACAGACAAGGCAGTATACCCTATAAATGCTATGGGTGTTAGTAAGGCTATGATGGAAAGGGTTGCAGTAGCTAAGTCAAGAAATATAGATGATTCTCAAACTATGATAGCGTGTACTAGGTATGGTAATGTTATGGCTAGTAGAGGTTCTGTTATACCATTATTTTTAGATCAGATCAAAGAAGGGAAACCATTGACTATTACGGATCCTAATATGACTAGATTTATGATGAGTTTAGACGATGCTGTTGAACTTGTTCTTTTTGCTTTTGAAAATGGAAAAACCGGTGATATATTTGTACAAAAAGCACCTGCAGCAACAGTAGGACTTTTAGCAGATACTTTAAAAAATATGGTTGGTAAACCTGAACATAAAGTGAATGTTATAGGGACAAGGCATAGTGAAAAACTATATGAAACACTTTTAACAAGAGAAGAAATGGTTCATGCAGTTGACATGGACGAATACTATAGAATTCCGGCAGATACTAGAGATTTAAATTATGATAAATTTTTTAATGATGGGGAAGAAGTAATTACACAAGCTCACGAATATCATTCCCACAATACAACTCAATTGAGTGAAGAACAGTTAAAAGATATGCTTTTAAAACTTAGAGAGATTAAGCCACAGTTAAAAGCTTTTGGAATTGTGTAA